The Methylomarinum vadi genome has a window encoding:
- the soxY gene encoding thiosulfate oxidation carrier protein SoxY codes for MHYSRRQFLQHSASWGVFSVFAVTGLLKPGVAMAQWPHDDFATANLEQTLQTLFHDREIIDSNQITIKAPKTAENGANVPVTIKSDLDNIGKVYLLAEKNPVPLVAEFALSPAVAVYLKARIKMAESSDVIVIADTGEQLLRASRTVKVSVGGCGG; via the coding sequence ATGCATTACAGCCGTAGACAGTTTTTACAGCACAGCGCCTCGTGGGGCGTCTTCAGCGTATTTGCCGTAACCGGCCTCCTGAAACCGGGGGTTGCCATGGCCCAATGGCCGCATGATGATTTTGCCACCGCTAATCTCGAACAAACCTTGCAAACACTGTTTCATGACCGTGAAATCATCGATAGCAACCAAATTACGATCAAGGCACCGAAAACGGCGGAAAATGGTGCCAACGTTCCGGTCACGATCAAAAGCGATCTCGACAACATCGGCAAAGTTTACTTATTGGCGGAAAAAAACCCGGTACCATTGGTCGCCGAGTTTGCTCTCTCTCCTGCCGTCGCCGTTTACCTCAAGGCCCGCATCAAAATGGCGGAAAGCAGCGATGTCATCGTCATAGCCGACACCGGCGAACAATTATTGCGCGCCAGCCGTACCGTAAAAGTCAGCGTAGGAGGCTGCGGTGGCTAA
- the soxZ gene encoding thiosulfate oxidation carrier complex protein SoxZ translates to MAKKSSIKIRSKRLHDGIQIRTLIAHPMENGRNLDQLNGELIPAHFIQEITVKHNDRVIISGNLGGGIAKDPFFTFLLKEAQSGDKITISWLDNQQLSDSKDHFIK, encoded by the coding sequence GTGGCTAAGAAATCGAGCATCAAAATCCGCAGCAAGCGTTTGCACGACGGCATTCAAATCAGAACCCTGATTGCCCACCCGATGGAAAACGGCCGCAATCTAGATCAGTTGAACGGCGAATTGATCCCGGCTCATTTCATCCAGGAAATAACGGTGAAACATAACGACCGGGTGATTATTTCCGGCAATTTAGGTGGCGGTATCGCCAAAGACCCTTTTTTCACATTCTTGTTAAAGGAGGCGCAATCGGGCGATAAAATCACCATCAGCTGGCTGGACAATCAACAACTGAGCGATTCCAAAGATCATTTCATCAAATAA
- the moeA gene encoding molybdopterin molybdotransferase MoeA: MIVQQPSCVDDHESGALPVDRALHNVLDAVSTISAYEQVDLSEACGRTLHETVFARFDIPCHDNAAMDGYAIRSGDIPDQGFRELTVIGHVYAGQTFTGLLQEGQCIRITTGAPIPEGADTVLMQEHVNVVNDTIRIGHRHRAGENIRRAGENIKQGEAVLKPGKWLTPADIGLLASLGIAEIKVRRKLRIAIASTGDELYAIGERRANGGIYDSNRHSLRAALTRADIEISDLGILADDPAILMREFNAASQYADLIISSGGVSVGDADYTKTVLQSSGRIDFWKVAIKPGRPLAFGSLNDCIFFGLPGNPVAVLVSFYLFVLPAIEKMLGIGEKPLAPSFSAISGEHLRKKPGRTEVVRGIIERNPNGEWQVKTTGKQSSADLRSMSRANAFIILEHDRSDIEAGERITVLPLAGLMV; this comes from the coding sequence ATGATAGTTCAACAACCCAGTTGCGTAGATGACCATGAGTCCGGTGCCTTACCCGTCGATCGGGCGTTACACAATGTCTTGGACGCCGTATCGACTATCTCGGCCTATGAGCAAGTCGACTTAAGCGAAGCTTGCGGCCGAACCCTGCATGAAACGGTCTTCGCGCGCTTCGACATCCCCTGCCATGACAATGCGGCGATGGACGGTTACGCCATCCGCAGCGGCGACATTCCCGATCAAGGTTTTCGGGAGTTAACGGTCATCGGCCATGTCTACGCCGGCCAAACCTTTACCGGACTCCTACAAGAAGGCCAGTGCATACGCATCACCACCGGAGCGCCGATACCCGAAGGGGCCGATACTGTGCTCATGCAGGAACATGTGAATGTCGTTAACGACACGATCCGAATCGGTCATCGGCATCGCGCCGGAGAAAATATTCGCCGGGCCGGCGAGAACATAAAGCAAGGCGAAGCTGTCCTTAAACCTGGAAAATGGCTGACTCCGGCCGATATCGGCCTACTGGCCTCCCTCGGCATAGCCGAAATCAAGGTTAGGCGCAAACTCCGCATCGCCATCGCGTCCACCGGCGACGAACTTTATGCCATCGGCGAACGACGCGCCAACGGCGGCATATACGACAGCAACCGTCACAGCCTGCGAGCGGCCCTGACCCGAGCCGACATCGAAATCAGCGACCTTGGCATCCTGGCTGACGATCCGGCTATACTGATGCGAGAGTTCAACGCCGCCAGCCAATACGCCGATCTGATCATTTCCTCGGGCGGCGTGTCGGTCGGCGATGCCGACTATACCAAAACCGTCCTGCAGTCCTCGGGCCGAATCGATTTCTGGAAAGTCGCCATCAAACCCGGCAGGCCGCTGGCGTTCGGCTCACTCAATGACTGCATTTTCTTCGGCCTGCCCGGCAATCCGGTCGCGGTGTTGGTGTCCTTTTATCTGTTCGTTCTGCCCGCCATCGAAAAAATGCTGGGCATCGGCGAAAAGCCCCTCGCCCCCTCTTTTAGTGCCATCAGCGGCGAACATCTCCGCAAAAAACCGGGGCGAACCGAAGTGGTGCGCGGCATCATCGAGCGGAACCCTAACGGCGAATGGCAAGTCAAGACGACTGGCAAACAAAGCTCGGCCGACCTGCGTTCGATGAGCCGTGCCAATGCCTTCATTATCCTGGAGCATGACAGGAGCGATATCGAAGCGGGAGAACGAATCACGGTGCTGCCGCTCGCCGGCTTGATGGTCTGA
- a CDS encoding helix-turn-helix domain-containing protein, giving the protein MHHQVSCSNCGLDKICLPRGLSQQEIENISRVVKARRTLQRGEFIYHEGDNFKGVLAIKSGSAKLVANDPHGNEHILNILLPGELLGFDGLSSDLHQCSAIALETTSFCILPASNLDELFRNVPGLTRELFRHTGEKVNIDKDQLVLSKRPAEERLAYFLISLGDRLKKRGFSASAFTLSLTRQEIGNHLGLALETVSRLLKKFQQDDLIRVKNKLIEIKDPEGLKEILEP; this is encoded by the coding sequence ATGCATCATCAAGTCAGTTGCAGTAACTGCGGCCTGGACAAAATCTGTCTGCCGCGCGGCTTGTCGCAACAGGAAATCGAAAATATCAGCCGGGTCGTGAAAGCGAGGAGAACGCTACAACGCGGGGAATTCATTTACCACGAAGGCGATAATTTCAAAGGCGTGCTGGCGATCAAATCCGGCAGCGCCAAACTGGTAGCCAACGACCCGCATGGTAACGAGCATATCCTGAACATACTACTGCCCGGCGAACTGCTCGGTTTCGACGGACTGTCCAGCGACCTGCACCAATGTTCCGCCATCGCCCTGGAAACGACTAGCTTCTGTATTTTGCCCGCCTCCAACCTGGATGAGCTGTTCCGCAATGTGCCAGGCCTGACGCGCGAGTTGTTCCGCCACACCGGCGAAAAAGTCAATATCGACAAAGACCAATTGGTGTTGAGTAAAAGACCCGCGGAAGAGCGCCTGGCCTATTTCTTGATCAGTCTGGGGGATCGCCTGAAAAAACGGGGGTTTTCGGCTTCCGCCTTTACCCTGTCGCTGACCCGGCAGGAAATCGGTAACCATTTGGGGTTGGCGCTGGAAACCGTCAGCCGCCTATTGAAAAAATTTCAACAGGACGACTTGATTCGGGTAAAAAACAAGCTGATCGAGATCAAAGACCCGGAAGGATTGAAAGAGATTTTGGAGCCTTAA
- a CDS encoding Lcl domain-containing protein, which translates to MASRLLGAISACFFMSIAQSAQSAIAPLQIRLGGAAYYDPNLNITWAADSNINGLMDWNAANTWAANLTISGVSDWRLPSADVNGDGAVVDCNGGGVTGCADNEMGFLYWEEGITTINPGPFSDVRSGVYWIATESSSDLSRAWALGFNMGQLATNSKTGSNYAWAVHDGDVSAVPVPAAAWLFGTAMVGMLGVARRMR; encoded by the coding sequence ATGGCATCACGTCTGTTGGGCGCAATCAGCGCCTGTTTCTTTATGTCGATAGCGCAGTCCGCCCAGTCAGCCATTGCGCCATTGCAAATACGCCTCGGCGGCGCGGCCTACTACGACCCGAACCTTAACATTACATGGGCGGCGGATTCCAATATCAACGGACTGATGGATTGGAACGCCGCGAATACATGGGCGGCTAACCTGACCATCAGTGGGGTCAGTGATTGGCGCTTGCCAAGCGCCGATGTCAATGGAGATGGAGCAGTGGTCGATTGCAATGGTGGGGGCGTCACCGGTTGTGCCGATAATGAAATGGGCTTTCTTTATTGGGAAGAAGGGATCACAACGATCAATCCCGGTCCATTCTCTGACGTACGATCGGGCGTTTACTGGATTGCTACAGAATCCTCGTCAGATTTGAGCCGCGCGTGGGCACTTGGCTTCAACATGGGCCAACTGGCAACCAACAGCAAAACAGGGAGCAACTATGCCTGGGCGGTACATGACGGAGACGTTAGCGCCGTTCCGGTGCCTGCAGCGGCGTGGTTATTCGGCACTGCTATGGTGGGCATGCTGGGCGTGGCGAGGCGCATGCGCTGA
- a CDS encoding cache domain-containing protein, which produces MQTFLEQHSDTLMQAMPLVRNYEKRLASLNDWWGKIALIGKINSYNIASTILDDMQRTKDKFGELQKKLTHNLLLENLQKLRLDNASKAQVAIDILIRNLFERTADVGFLATDEDIRSFLSNEEARNAYQDFINRRLEEYVKKYSVYDEIIIFDLEGNVKAHLDGNNPIRYSNDPLLRETLNSKAEYVETFRYSDLQPGKQNSLIYSCKITATNDPASRPLGVMCLCFRFEDEMDGIFKKLMSDNDSGILMILDEHGKVIASSNKNQIPLSATIKTDKPLSIVTYKGQKYVASNCKTNGYQGFYGLGWQGQMMTPLSQAFDTDIRKESKRHNYSEIISQASHFTPELKEIRSASIDVNTDLSLLVLNGQITSARKNAAEFMPVLEAIKQIGTDIADIFTESVDSLQEVTVISSHLDNAGFLAALAVDIMDRNLYERANDCRWWALTTEFRRLLQQDVLSSVDKQQIANILEYINALYTVYTNLYVYDREGEIVAVSNKSAQHIIGQRLPEQTAAYMALSIKDSQQYAVSPFVESEFYHNRHTYIYNASITHLNNSNDVLGGIGIVFDSEPQFRSMLEDALPRNKQGHLVDGCFALFCDRQQDIIAVANDSELKVGERLTLPERFFQLKNGEKTSEIIEFRGKKYIFGVAVSQGYREFKSTDNYRNDVLCLLFIPF; this is translated from the coding sequence ATGCAGACTTTCTTAGAACAGCATTCCGATACTCTCATGCAAGCGATGCCATTGGTGCGTAATTATGAAAAACGTTTGGCTTCGTTGAACGATTGGTGGGGCAAAATCGCCCTGATCGGAAAAATCAATAGCTACAACATTGCTTCCACGATCCTCGATGACATGCAGAGGACCAAGGATAAATTCGGGGAGTTACAGAAAAAACTGACCCATAATCTGCTGTTGGAAAACCTGCAAAAACTGAGGTTGGACAATGCTTCCAAGGCGCAAGTGGCGATCGATATCCTGATCCGTAATCTTTTCGAACGAACCGCGGATGTCGGTTTTCTAGCGACCGATGAGGACATTCGCTCGTTTCTATCGAATGAAGAAGCTCGCAATGCGTATCAGGATTTCATAAACCGGCGACTCGAGGAATATGTCAAAAAATATTCCGTCTATGACGAAATCATTATTTTCGACCTCGAAGGTAATGTCAAAGCCCATCTTGACGGGAACAATCCTATTCGGTATTCGAACGATCCGTTGCTGCGGGAGACCTTGAATAGCAAGGCGGAATATGTCGAAACGTTCCGTTACAGCGATTTACAGCCCGGGAAACAGAATTCGCTGATTTATTCCTGCAAGATCACTGCGACCAACGATCCGGCGTCGCGTCCTTTAGGCGTCATGTGTCTTTGTTTTCGCTTCGAAGACGAAATGGATGGCATCTTCAAGAAACTAATGTCCGACAACGATAGTGGGATATTGATGATTTTGGACGAGCATGGCAAGGTCATCGCCAGCAGCAACAAAAATCAGATTCCTTTATCCGCTACGATCAAGACCGATAAGCCGTTAAGCATCGTGACTTATAAGGGGCAAAAATATGTTGCCAGCAATTGCAAGACCAACGGTTACCAGGGGTTTTATGGTTTGGGCTGGCAGGGACAGATGATGACCCCTTTGAGCCAAGCCTTCGATACCGATATCAGAAAAGAAAGCAAGCGCCATAATTATTCGGAAATTATCAGCCAGGCCAGTCATTTTACCCCCGAGCTGAAAGAAATCCGTAGCGCCTCCATCGACGTCAACACGGATTTGAGTTTGTTGGTGTTGAACGGTCAAATCACTTCTGCCCGCAAGAATGCGGCCGAGTTTATGCCTGTCTTGGAAGCGATCAAGCAAATCGGGACGGACATTGCCGATATTTTTACCGAATCGGTCGATTCGCTACAGGAAGTGACAGTCATTTCATCGCACCTGGACAACGCCGGCTTCCTAGCAGCTCTGGCGGTCGATATCATGGATCGAAACCTCTACGAACGAGCCAACGACTGCCGCTGGTGGGCGTTGACCACCGAATTCAGGCGTTTATTGCAGCAAGACGTCTTGAGTTCGGTAGACAAACAGCAAATAGCCAATATTCTCGAATACATCAACGCCTTGTATACGGTTTACACGAATTTATATGTTTATGATAGAGAAGGGGAAATCGTGGCCGTGTCAAACAAAAGCGCACAACATATCATAGGCCAGCGGTTGCCGGAACAAACCGCGGCCTATATGGCATTATCCATCAAAGATTCGCAGCAGTATGCCGTTTCTCCTTTCGTCGAGTCGGAGTTTTATCATAACCGTCATACCTATATTTACAATGCCTCGATTACTCATTTAAACAACAGCAATGACGTGCTCGGCGGCATCGGCATAGTTTTTGACAGCGAGCCCCAATTTCGTTCGATGTTGGAAGATGCCCTTCCGCGCAATAAACAAGGTCATTTGGTCGATGGTTGCTTCGCACTTTTCTGCGACCGCCAACAGGACATCATCGCCGTGGCCAATGATAGCGAATTGAAGGTGGGTGAGCGGCTGACTCTGCCGGAACGTTTTTTCCAATTGAAAAATGGCGAAAAAACCTCCGAGATCATAGAATTCCGGGGTAAAAAATACATTTTCGGCGTCGCCGTCTCGCAAGGTTACCGGGAATTCAAATCGACCGACAATTATCGCAATGATGTATTGTGCCTGCTGTTTATTCCGTTCTGA
- a CDS encoding ABC transporter permease, whose protein sequence is MNYTIAFRTIVTKEVRRFTRIWPQTLLPPAITTSLYFLIFGKLIGDRIGTINGASYMDYIVPGVILMSVISHSYANVVSSFYSTKFQRHIEELLVAPVPNWVILGGYVCGGIARGVLVGIVVAAISLLFAEVKVLYWGVAIGVFILTATLFALAGFINAIFADSFDDISIIPNFILTPLSYLGGVFYSVPMLPDIWQTISLGNPILYMINAFRFGLIGVTDINIEIAFAITGGFILFLTLFSLFLLHKGVGIKN, encoded by the coding sequence ATGAATTATACCATCGCTTTTCGCACCATCGTCACAAAAGAGGTGCGCCGCTTCACCCGCATCTGGCCGCAAACGCTGTTGCCGCCGGCGATCACCACCTCATTGTATTTTCTGATCTTCGGCAAACTGATCGGCGACCGCATCGGCACCATCAACGGCGCCAGCTACATGGATTACATCGTGCCCGGCGTAATTCTGATGTCGGTGATCAGTCATTCCTATGCCAACGTCGTATCGTCGTTTTATTCCACCAAATTTCAGCGCCATATCGAGGAGTTGCTGGTCGCGCCGGTGCCCAATTGGGTGATCCTGGGCGGTTATGTGTGCGGCGGCATTGCTCGCGGCGTGCTGGTGGGTATCGTGGTGGCGGCCATTTCGTTGCTGTTCGCCGAGGTTAAGGTGCTGTATTGGGGGGTCGCCATCGGCGTATTCATACTGACCGCCACGTTGTTCGCCTTGGCCGGTTTCATCAACGCGATTTTTGCCGACAGCTTCGACGATATCTCCATCATCCCCAATTTTATTCTGACGCCGTTAAGCTATCTGGGCGGCGTGTTTTACTCGGTGCCGATGCTGCCGGATATCTGGCAAACCATTTCCTTGGGCAATCCCATTCTTTACATGATCAACGCCTTCCGTTTCGGTTTGATCGGGGTTACCGACATTAACATCGAAATCGCCTTTGCGATTACCGGCGGTTTTATCTTATTTCTGACGCTATTCAGCCTGTTCCTGTTGCATAAAGGAGTGGGGATCAAGAATTGA
- a CDS encoding ABC transporter ATP-binding protein, producing the protein MNALSIKNLKKTYNNGFTALKGIDLEVESGDFFALLGPNGAGKSTAIGIISSMVTKSSGSVSIFGHDLDKENARAKSCIGLVPQEINFNQFETVRNIVLNQAGYYGIPHKDAVVRTEKCLKQMDLWDKRNSVSRRLSGGMKRRVMIARALVHSPRLLILDEPTAGVDIEIRRSMWDLMREVNKQGTTIILTTHYLEEAESLCRNIAIINQGQIVEKSDMNSLLSRIHIDHFVLNLARPLDKAPRIDGYHIELLEPRVLDVAVPKDKGLNLLFQKLSEQQIYVLSLKNKSNRLEQLFMDLVQ; encoded by the coding sequence ATGAATGCTTTATCAATCAAAAATCTGAAGAAAACCTATAACAATGGTTTTACCGCCTTGAAGGGAATCGACCTGGAGGTGGAAAGCGGCGATTTTTTTGCTTTATTAGGACCGAATGGCGCCGGCAAATCGACAGCCATAGGCATCATCAGTTCGATGGTGACTAAAAGCAGCGGTTCGGTCAGTATTTTCGGCCATGACCTGGATAAAGAGAACGCCCGGGCGAAAAGTTGCATTGGCCTGGTGCCGCAGGAGATCAATTTCAATCAGTTCGAAACGGTCAGGAACATCGTGCTGAACCAGGCGGGTTATTACGGCATCCCGCATAAGGATGCGGTGGTTCGAACCGAGAAATGCCTGAAACAAATGGATTTGTGGGACAAGCGCAATAGCGTCTCTAGGCGTTTATCCGGCGGTATGAAGCGGCGGGTCATGATCGCGCGGGCTTTGGTACATTCGCCGCGTTTGTTGATACTGGACGAGCCCACCGCCGGGGTCGATATCGAAATACGCCGCTCCATGTGGGACTTGATGCGGGAGGTCAACAAGCAGGGCACCACGATTATCCTGACGACGCATTATTTGGAAGAAGCGGAAAGCCTGTGCCGTAATATCGCCATCATCAATCAGGGCCAAATCGTCGAAAAGTCGGACATGAATAGTCTGTTAAGCCGTATCCATATCGATCACTTCGTGTTGAATCTGGCTCGGCCGCTGGATAAGGCGCCGCGCATCGACGGTTATCATATCGAACTGTTGGAACCGCGCGTGCTCGATGTCGCGGTTCCCAAGGATAAGGGACTTAATCTGTTGTTCCAGAAACTCTCGGAACAACAGATTTACGTCCTCAGCCTGAAAAACAAATCCAATCGTCTTGAACAGTTGTTTATGGATCTCGTGCAATGA
- the ppx gene encoding exopolyphosphatase — translation MPQQLPSSVAAVDLGSNSFHMLICSLKDGKLQTVDRLKEMVRLASGLDENKNLDQETQQRALACLERFGQRIRNFPPHSVSIVGTNTLRTARNSRKFIAKAEKALGHPIHIVSGIEEARLIYQGVANSLGSNANNRFVMDIGGGSTEYIIGSNNVAHTKESLHMGCVTFSNMFFKNGVLSKKAFKKATLLGEQRLEPFQQKFNRSNWDEAIGASGSLKAISNVLQATGWSNNGITIDGLEQLVAHIGKCRHIDELNLPELSSERLPVFTGGVAIVYATFRALGIEQMTVSDGALREGLIHDLLGRIYDHDIRSQTSRTIAEHYRADLRHAENLKQTIRNIVRQLSKHPCLSIDNQECLQFLEWAAELHEIGQSIAHSQYHKHSAYIIENGDFAGFSRQDQILLATIVRSHRKKFSLSRFENLHAPWDRCAPILAIILRLAVLLHRNRHSPCPEFRITFIKNTIHLQFQENWLDQAPLTQTDLELEASFLNVAKFKLEFH, via the coding sequence TTGCCTCAACAATTACCCAGCAGCGTTGCCGCCGTAGACCTCGGTTCCAATAGTTTTCACATGCTAATCTGCAGCCTGAAAGACGGCAAACTGCAAACCGTCGACCGCTTGAAAGAGATGGTGCGCTTGGCTTCCGGCCTGGACGAAAACAAAAACCTGGACCAAGAAACCCAGCAACGGGCACTGGCTTGTCTGGAACGCTTCGGCCAAAGGATTCGCAATTTCCCTCCCCACAGCGTCAGTATCGTCGGCACCAATACATTGCGCACGGCCAGGAATTCGCGTAAATTCATCGCCAAGGCGGAAAAAGCGCTCGGCCATCCCATCCACATCGTCTCGGGTATCGAGGAGGCTCGACTGATCTATCAAGGGGTCGCCAACAGCCTGGGCAGTAATGCCAACAACCGGTTTGTCATGGACATCGGCGGCGGCAGCACCGAATATATTATCGGCAGCAATAATGTCGCCCATACCAAGGAAAGCCTGCACATGGGATGCGTGACCTTCAGCAATATGTTTTTCAAGAACGGCGTACTGTCGAAAAAAGCCTTTAAAAAAGCGACGCTGTTGGGCGAACAACGGTTGGAGCCTTTTCAACAAAAATTCAATCGCTCCAATTGGGACGAGGCGATCGGCGCTTCAGGCAGCTTGAAAGCCATCAGCAACGTGCTGCAGGCCACCGGCTGGAGCAACAATGGCATCACCATAGACGGATTGGAGCAACTGGTTGCCCATATCGGCAAATGCAGACATATCGATGAGCTGAACCTTCCGGAACTGAGCAGCGAACGCCTACCTGTTTTTACCGGCGGCGTTGCCATCGTCTACGCCACTTTTCGCGCCCTGGGCATCGAACAAATGACCGTTTCCGACGGCGCGCTACGCGAAGGCCTGATCCACGATTTGCTGGGCAGAATTTACGATCACGATATCCGCTCGCAAACCAGTCGAACCATCGCCGAGCACTACCGCGCCGATTTGCGCCATGCCGAGAACCTCAAGCAGACTATCCGTAACATCGTACGGCAGTTATCGAAACATCCCTGCCTGAGTATTGATAACCAGGAATGTCTTCAATTTCTGGAATGGGCAGCGGAATTACACGAAATCGGCCAAAGCATCGCCCACAGCCAATACCACAAACACAGCGCCTATATCATCGAGAACGGCGATTTTGCCGGTTTCTCGCGCCAGGATCAAATTCTGCTCGCCACGATAGTCCGCAGCCATCGCAAGAAATTCTCCTTGTCGCGTTTCGAAAACTTGCATGCCCCCTGGGACCGATGCGCGCCGATACTGGCCATCATTCTGCGACTGGCCGTCCTGCTCCACAGAAACCGCCATAGCCCTTGCCCGGAATTCCGCATCACGTTCATAAAAAACACCATTCATTTGCAATTCCAGGAAAATTGGCTCGATCAGGCCCCGTTGACCCAAACGGATCTGGAGTTGGAAGCCTCCTTTCTGAACGTCGCAAAATTCAAACTCGAATTCCATTAA
- a CDS encoding cytochrome-c peroxidase, giving the protein MFKIRLLVSALALTGSMAVNAAEALPTNAPAPADNPTTPEKVALGQMLYHDPRLSSSGTVSCASCHNTMLGGDDNRGGSVGVGGQVGGRSAPTVWNAAFNKVQFWDGRAASLEEQAAGPVTNPIEMGMKSWDDVVARLKTIEGYQVAFEKAFGKGSISKDNATKAIAAYERTLITPNSPYDKYVKGSKSAMTEQQVRGMNKAVELGCTSCHSGPAFNGPGTFQKFPVIDNGYFEAQYHFKKDKGRAEVTGKEEDENFWKVPTLRNVALTAPYFHNGKVKTLDKAVKLMAKLQLGKDLSDEDVADIVAFLNALTGEFPEQKMPHLPPQAGTTFN; this is encoded by the coding sequence ATGTTCAAAATTCGCTTACTGGTTTCCGCGTTGGCGTTGACCGGTTCCATGGCGGTCAATGCCGCAGAAGCATTGCCAACTAACGCACCCGCACCGGCCGACAACCCTACCACGCCTGAAAAAGTCGCCTTGGGACAAATGCTGTACCACGATCCACGCTTGTCATCCAGCGGCACGGTATCTTGCGCCTCCTGTCATAACACCATGCTGGGCGGTGACGATAATCGCGGCGGCTCCGTCGGTGTTGGCGGCCAAGTTGGCGGGCGTAGCGCGCCGACGGTCTGGAATGCCGCTTTCAACAAAGTGCAATTCTGGGACGGCCGTGCGGCTAGCCTGGAAGAGCAGGCGGCCGGTCCTGTGACTAATCCGATCGAGATGGGCATGAAAAGCTGGGATGATGTGGTTGCCCGCTTGAAAACGATAGAAGGCTATCAAGTTGCGTTCGAGAAAGCCTTCGGTAAGGGCTCCATTTCCAAGGACAATGCGACCAAGGCGATTGCCGCTTACGAAAGGACCTTGATCACGCCGAACAGCCCTTATGACAAATATGTCAAAGGAAGTAAGTCGGCCATGACCGAACAACAGGTTCGCGGTATGAATAAAGCGGTCGAATTGGGGTGTACCAGCTGTCATAGCGGTCCGGCCTTTAACGGACCGGGCACCTTCCAAAAATTCCCTGTGATCGATAACGGCTACTTCGAAGCGCAGTATCACTTCAAGAAGGATAAAGGTCGCGCCGAAGTGACCGGTAAGGAAGAAGACGAAAACTTCTGGAAGGTACCGACGCTGCGTAATGTCGCTTTGACTGCGCCGTATTTCCACAACGGCAAGGTTAAAACGCTGGATAAGGCGGTTAAACTCATGGCTAAACTGCAGTTGGGTAAAGACTTATCCGATGAAGATGTCGCCGATATCGTCGCATTCCTGAATGCGCTGACCGGTGAGTTTCCAGAGCAAAAAATGCCGCATTTGCCGCCTCAAGCGGGTACAACTTTCAACTAA